A window from Pyrococcus yayanosii CH1 encodes these proteins:
- a CDS encoding DNA topoisomerase IV subunit A — MRLKRGKPKEKFSYDPQKVLRKIEELGRRILEDVKAGKNPYFDVPTRGLTNVYFDEEAKLIRMGDKLSRRYFLNVAHARKFMQTLLLMAYIKRLVSEGKHASLREAYYANKHTIPGTRENTFEDQSESDPIIEDLERMLGILREEMHITADRRGYVYGDIVIKDGEDEFNASKLGMGGWAVPGTVEHIQFPEINVDYVLVVETAAMADRLIEEKYPKRERALIIATQGQASRGVRRLIHRLHYEEGLPIIVFTDGDPYGWYIYSTIKQGSINLAYLSEKLATPGAKFVGMTMDDIKEYGLENVTEKLKGIPPDKKGGPTGDYKRLIEELNYPWFQNKEWQRQLKLALKWGVRIEQQALANKSLEFVAKEYLPEKIREGKLLP; from the coding sequence ATGAGGCTTAAACGGGGGAAGCCCAAGGAGAAGTTCAGCTACGATCCCCAGAAAGTTCTGAGAAAGATAGAGGAGCTCGGCCGGAGAATCCTCGAGGACGTGAAGGCCGGAAAGAACCCCTACTTCGACGTTCCGACGAGGGGTCTGACCAACGTTTACTTTGACGAGGAGGCCAAGCTCATCAGGATGGGAGACAAGCTCTCCCGCAGATATTTCCTCAACGTGGCCCATGCAAGAAAGTTCATGCAGACCCTGCTGCTGATGGCATATATCAAGAGGCTCGTGAGCGAGGGCAAGCACGCGAGCTTGAGAGAAGCATATTACGCCAACAAGCACACGATACCGGGGACTAGAGAGAACACTTTCGAGGATCAGAGTGAAAGCGACCCGATTATCGAGGACCTCGAGAGGATGCTCGGTATCCTCAGGGAGGAGATGCACATAACCGCCGACAGGAGAGGATACGTCTACGGAGACATCGTAATCAAGGACGGAGAGGACGAGTTCAACGCCAGCAAGCTCGGTATGGGGGGTTGGGCCGTTCCCGGAACCGTTGAGCACATCCAGTTCCCAGAGATAAACGTGGACTACGTCCTTGTCGTCGAGACCGCCGCCATGGCCGACCGTCTAATAGAGGAGAAGTATCCGAAGAGGGAGAGAGCCCTCATAATAGCCACGCAGGGGCAGGCGTCGAGAGGTGTTCGGCGTCTAATCCACAGGCTCCACTACGAGGAGGGCCTTCCAATAATTGTCTTCACTGATGGCGACCCCTACGGTTGGTACATCTACTCCACCATAAAGCAGGGCTCCATAAACCTCGCATACCTTAGCGAAAAGTTGGCAACGCCGGGGGCCAAGTTCGTGGGCATGACGATGGACGATATAAAGGAGTACGGCCTCGAGAACGTTACCGAGAAGCTCAAGGGGATACCGCCCGACAAGAAGGGAGGGCCTACCGGAGATTACAAGAGGCTCATAGAGGAGCTTAACTACCCCTGGTTCCAGAACAAGGAGTGGCAGAGGCAACTAAAATTGGCCCTCAAGTGGGGCGTCAGGATCGAGCAGCAGGCCCTGGCAAACAAGTCACTGGAGTTCGTGGCGAAGGAGTATTTGCCCGAGAAGATTAGAGAAGGCAAGCTGTTGCCGTGA